The following are encoded in a window of Haliotis asinina isolate JCU_RB_2024 chromosome 14, JCU_Hal_asi_v2, whole genome shotgun sequence genomic DNA:
- the LOC137261615 gene encoding protein starmaker-like has product MRTKAALSFLLLTYVTLVDGFSSKRLFHGTNELREEPEDTGSIYEGKEIFQGLVDSQRLRPERRGGDAYDNENVEDIGSTFRRQGTGQGLLDRGRVRPERIGRVQPERRGRGRPARLGRVRSAGRGRDTADNEDAEDIGSFYQRSAIGQGLVNRFRVRPERTGGDDDNEDHEGIRRDDDSGEDDNNGSSDNYYNGDDDRGDESADYEDDDRTEYDEGDDSSDNDKNNTDNDDGDDSADDADDRTDNDDGDDSADNDDGDNRTDNEDSGENDDDRSDNDDGDDLVDNDNDNDDDDEENANNNDDSNDNDNDADSADNDNDDDSADNDDNDDNDNDDKSADNDDDEEEEDDDDDQENNNGDDSDDTDDDDDSADNDDDDDDNDDDEDDNDDDSSDNDNDDDDSSDNDNDDDDSSDTDGNDDNSAENDDDDDDEEENDNDDDDDDDDDDATEKDNEDDDDSSDNDDNDDDSGDDDSDDDDDNDNDEEDDDDSADNNDEDNDDEGESDNDDDDSADNDDDRTDNDDDDDSADNDDDRTDDDDDDDDSADNDDDRNDDDDDDSADNDDDRNDDDDDDSADNDDNDDDSADNDDDGDDNDGEKENDSDGDSADNDNNDDDSADNDDDGDDNDGEKENDSDDDSADNDNNDDDDEDDDDEEENDNDDDSTDSDDRADNEDNDDSADNEDNSADVDDNDDDGDEENDNDDSADNDDGDSANDGNGDDSADDDDDDDDEKNDKDDSADNDDDDGTDNDHGDGNDEGDDSADDDNDDSADNDDNENENTRDNDDDGEEDDEDDNDDENDVSADRDDSNDRRKRFAYRLFFDELEDHRSRNDDATDISDDEPRKRNNATTENEEDTARVIDDNESRRSNATIVPDDDDAASTNDDDRISIHNDDDEEDDDERNDSSYERERTEYESR; this is encoded by the coding sequence GAACGAACGAACTTCGTGAAGAACCTGAAGACACTGGTTCCATTTATGAAGGGAAAGAAATTTTTCAAGGTTTAGTGGATAGTCAGCGGCTTCGACCTGAGAGGAGAGGCGGTGATGCATATGATAACGAAAATGTAGAGGACATCGGTTCCACTTTTCGAAGACAAGGCACTGGTCAAGGTTTACTGGACAGAGGAAGGGTTCGACCTGAGAGGATAGGAAGGGTTCAACCTGAGAGGAGAGGACGTGGTAGGCCTGCGAGGTTAGGAAGGGTTCGATCTGCGGGGAGAGGTCGTGATACAGCTGATAATGAAGATGCTGAGGACATTGGTTCATTTTATCAAAGAAGTGCCATTGGTCAAGGTTTAGTGAATAGGTTCAGGGTACGACCTGAGAGGACAGGCGGTGATGATGACAACGAAGACCATGAGGGAATAAGGAGAGACGATGATTCAGGTGAAGACGACAATAATGGTAGTAGTGATAACTACtacaatggtgatgatgacagagGTGATGAGTCAGCTGATTACGAAGATGATGATAGAACTGAGTATGATGAAGGCGATGATTCCTCTGATAATGACAAAAATAATACTGATAATGACGACGGCGATGATTCAGCCGATGATGCAGACGATAGAACTGATaacgatgatggtgatgattcaGCTGATAACGATGACGGTGATAACAGAACTGATAATGAGGATTCAGGAGAAAATGATGACGATAGAAGTGATaatgatgacggtgatgatttagttgataatgacaatgacaatgatgatgatgacgaggaaaatgcaaataataatgatgattcaaACGATAACGACAACGATGCTGATTCAGCtgataatgacaatgatgacgattctgctgataatgatgacaatgatgacaatgataatgatgataaatcagcggacaatgatgatgatgaggaggaggaggacgatGACGACGACCAGGAAAATAATAATGGTGATGATTCAGATGATactgacgatgatgacgattcagctgataatgatgacgacgacgacgataaCGACgacgatgaagatgataatgatgacgattcatctgataatgataatgacgatgatgattcatctgataatgataatgacgATGATGATTCATCTGATACTGACGGCAATGATGACAATTCAGCTGaaaatgatgacgatgacgacgacgaggaggaaaatgataatgatgatgatgatgatgacgacgatgatgatgcaACAGAAAAAGACAATGAAGACGATGATGATTCATCTGATAATGACGACAATGATGACGATTCAGGTGATGATGACagcgacgacgatgatgataacGACAACGATgaggaagatgatgatgattcagcTGATAATAATGATGAGGATAATGACGACGAAGGGGAaagtgataatgatgatgatgattctgctgacaatgatgatgacagaactgataatgatgatgatgatgattctgctgacaatgacgatgacaggactgatgatgatgatgatgatgatgattcagcTGATAATGACGATGAcagaaatgatgatgatgatgatgattcagcTGATAATGACGATGACAgaaatgatgatgacgatgatgattcAGCTGATAATGACGACAATGATGACGATTCAGCTGATAATGATGACGACGGTGACGATAACGACGGTGAAAAGGAAAATGATAGTGATGGTGATTCAGCTGATAATGACAACAATGATGACGATTCAGCTGATAATGATGACGACGGTGACGATAACGACGGTGAAAAGGAaaatgatagtgatgatgattcAGCTGATAATGAcaacaatgatgatgacgatgaggaTGATGACGACGAGGAGgaaaatgataatgatgatgattccACTGACAGTGATGACAGAGCTGATAATGAAGACAATGATGATTCAGCTGATAATGAGGACAATTCAGCTGATGTTGATGACAATGACGACGACGGTGATGAGgaaaatgataatgatgattcaGCTGATAATGACGATGGTGATTCAGCTAATGATGGCAATGGTGACGATTCAgctgatgacgacgatgacgatgatgatgagaaAAATGATAAGGATGATTCAGCTGataatgacgatgatgacggaACTGATAATGATCATGGTGATGGTAACGATGAGGGTGACGATTCagctgatgatgataatgatgattcaGCTGATAATGACGACAATGAGAATGAAAATACAagagataatgatgatgatggtgaggaggatGATGAAGACGATAACGACGATGAAAATGATGTTTCAGCTGATAGGGATGACTCCAATGACCGTAGGAAGAGATTTGCTTACAGACTTTTCTTTGATGAGCTTGAGGACCATAGAAGCAGAAACGATGATGCAACTGATATCAGTGATGATGAGCCTCGGAAGAGAAACAATGCTACAACTGAAAACGAGGAAGATACTGCACGTGTTATCGACGACAATGAGTCTAGAAGAAGTAATGCTACAATTGTTCCCGACGACGATGACGCAGCTAGTACCAACGACGATGACCGCATAAGCATACACAATGACGACGACGAGGAGGATGACGATGAAAGAAATGACAGCAGCTATGAACGTGAGAGAACAGAATATGAAAGCAGATGA